One genomic window of Solea solea chromosome 12, fSolSol10.1, whole genome shotgun sequence includes the following:
- the kcna1a gene encoding potassium voltage-gated channel subfamily A member 1 encodes MTVVAGDNMDETSAVPGHPQDPYPPDHNDHECCERVVINIAGLRFETQLKTLSQFPETLLGNPKKRMRYFDPLRNEYFFDRNRPSFDAILYYYQSGGRLRRPVNVPLDMFSEEIKFYELGVDAMERFREDEGFIREEERPLPEKEFQRQIWLLFEHPESSGTARGIAIVSVMVILISIVIFCLETLPQLKEDPTARIVGNITIYIKPNILTDPFFLIETLCIIWFSFELIVRFLACPSKPAFFKNMMNMIDIVAIIPYFITLGTELAEDPDQESVGEQATSLAILRVIRLVRVFRIFKLSRHSKGLQILGQTLKASMRELGLLIFFLFIGVILFSSAVYFAEAEEQGSYFGSIPDAFWWAVVSMTTVGYGDMVPVTIGGKIVGSLCAIAGVLTIALPVPVIVSNFNYFYHRETEGEEQAQLLNVSNPPSETNSSRRSSSTVSKSEYMEIDGDINNSIDNFREANLRTGNCTIANQNCVNKSKLLTDV; translated from the coding sequence ATGACTGTGGTAGCAGGAGACAACATGGACGAGACCTCAGCTGTCCCCGGCCACCCTCAGGACCCCTACCCTCCAGACCACAATGACCACGAATGTTGCGAGAGAGTGGTCATCAACATAGCGGGTCTACGGTTTGAGACTCAGTTGAAAACTCTTTCCCAGTTTCCAGAGACATTGCTAGGCAACCCCAAAAAGCGCATGCGGTACTTTGACCCTCTGAGAAACGAGTACTTCTTTGACAGAAACCGCCCCAGTTTTGATGCCATCCTCTACTACTACCAGTCAGGGGGTCGGCTGAGAAGACCAGTGAATGTCCCTTTGGATATGTTCTCAGAAGAAATCAAATTCTATGAGCTTGGAGTGGACGCCATGGAGAGGTTTCGTGAGGATGAGGGTTTCATCCGGGAGGAAGAGCGCCCTTTGCCGGAGAAGGAGTTCCAGCGTCAGATTTGGCTCCTCTTTGAGCATCCAGAAAGCTCAGGCACCGCCAGAGGGATTGCCATTGTGTCTGTGATGGTGATCCTGATTTCAATAGTCATATTTTGTTTAGAAACTTTACCACAGCTGAAAGAGGACCCAACGGCTCGAATTGTGGGGAACATAACTATTTATATCAAGCCAAACATCCTCACTGACCCCTTCTTCCTCATTGAGACACTCTGTATAATCTGGTTCTCCTTTGAGTTGATAGTTCGTTTTCTGGCATGCCCAAGTAAACCGGCCTTCTTCAAGAATATGATGAACATGATCGACATTGTGGCTATTATCCCTTACTTCATTACACTTGGCACAGAGCTGGCAGAAGACCCAGACCAAGAGAGTGTGGGGGAGCAGGCAACATCTCTGGCCATACTCAGGGTTATCCGTCTGGTCAGAGTATTTAGGATCTTCAAGCTGTCGCGACACTCTAAAGGACTTCAGATTTTGGGGCAGACCCTTAAAGCCAGCATGCGAGAGCTGGGATTGCTGATCTTCTTTCTGTTCATTGGAGTCATCTTGTTCTCTAGCGCTGTATACTTTGCGGAAGCGGAGGAGCAAGGATCCTACTTTGGAAGCATCCCAGATGCATTTTGGTGGGCTGTTGTGTCTATGACAACTGTGGGCTACGGGGACATGGTTCCAGTCACAATAGGAGGCAAGATAGTGGGATCTCTGTGCGCCATCGCTGGAGTGTTGACAATTGCACTCCCAGTGCCAGTCATTGTGTCCAACTTCAACTACTTCTACCACAGGGAGACTGAGGGAGAAGAGCAGGCCCAGCTGCTTAACGTCAGCAATCCCCCCTCTGAAACCAACTCAAGCCGCCGTAGTTCATCCACCGTCAGCAAGTCTGAGTACATGGAGATTGATGGAGACATAAACAATAGCATCGATAACTTTAGGGAGGCAAACCTCAGAACTGGCAATTGCACTATAGCCAACCAAAACTGTGTAAATAAAAGCAAGCTGCTTACAGATGTTTAG
- the LOC131469855 gene encoding shaker-related potassium channel tsha2-like has protein sequence MTVVSQENHDETVLVTPLLQDAADVEPAEQECSERVVVNISGLRFETQLKTLSRFPNTLLGDPRKRMRFFDPLRNEYFFDRNRPSFDAILYYYQSGGRLRRPVSVPVDIFLEEIKFYEIEEEAVELFKEDEGLAREEDRPLPENEFQRQFWLLFEYPESSGPARIIAIVSVMVILISIVIFCLETLPEFREVPYVPEIVNGSAQGKAPSPFTDPFFMVETLCIVWFSFEFTMRFLSCPSKPAFFKNIMNIIDVVAIAPYFITLGLDLAEHQGSSQQAASLAILRVIRLVRVFRIFKLSRHSKGLQILGQTLNASLRELGLLIFFLLIGVVLFSSSVYFAEAEDPQSGFSSIPDAFWWAVVTMTTVGYGDMCPSTIWGKFVGSLCAIAGVLTIALPVPVIVSNFNYFYHRENDEEENVQYVHVTCGQPQLRFDEGCSIKSSLSLSKTESFQESDERDTVTHPNTNPFDAYTGKLTDV, from the coding sequence ATGACTGTGGTGTCCCAGGAGAACCACGACGAGACTGTGCTCGTTACCCCTTTATTACAAGATGCTGCAGACGTGGAACCAGCGGAGCAGGAGTGCAGCGAGAGGGTGGTCGTCAACATCTCAGGTCTGCGCTTCGAGACGCAGTTGAAGACCCTGTCCCGCTTCCCGAACACGCTTTTGGGAGACCCGCGTAAAAGGATGCGTTTCTTTGACCCGCTGAGAAATGAATACTTCTTTGACAGGAACAGACCGAGCTTTGACGCCATCCTCTATTATTACCAGTCAGGGGGGAGGCTCCGGAGACCCGTGAGTGTGCCTGTGGATATTTTCCTGGAGGAAATAAAGTTTTACGAAATTGAGGAAGAGGCCGTGGAACTTTTCAAAGAAGACGAGGGCCTGGCGAGGGAAGAGGACCGCCCTCTGCCCGAGAACGAGTTTCAGCGCCAGTTCTGGCTTCTGTTTGAGTATCCGGAGAGTTCAGGACCCGCGCGGATAATTGCCATTGTGTCAGTGATGGTTATTTTGATATCCATTGTGATATTCTGCTTAGAGACACTACCCGAGTTCAGAGAAGTCCCCTACGTGCCGGAGATCGTCAACGGAAGTGCTCAAGGCAAAGCGCCCAGCCCGTTCACGGATCCATTTTTCATGGTCGAGACACTTTGCATTGTGTGGTTCAGTTTCGAGTTCACCATGAGGTTCCTTTCGTGTCCCAGTAAACCCGCTTTCTTTAAGAACATCATGAACATTATCGATGTTGTGGCCATAGCTCCATATTTCATCACGCTGGGCCTCGATCTGGCAGAGCACCAGGGGAGCAGTCAGCAGGCTGCGTCACTGGCCATACTGAGGGTCATCCGTCTGGTCcgtgtttttaggatttttaaactCTCCAGACACTCCAAGGGTCTCCAGATTCTGGGCCAAACGCTTAATGCGAGCCTCAGGGAGCTGGGACTGCTCATATTCTTTCTGCTCATCGGAGTGGTTTTATTCTCCAGCTCGGTGTATTTTGCAGAAGCAGAAGACCCACAGTCTGGATTTTCAAGTATACCTGACGCGTTCTGGTGGGCTGTGGTGACAATGACCACAGTTGGTTATGGAGACATGTGTCCCTCCACCATTTGGGGGAAATTCGTCGGATCGTTGTGCGCCATCGCCGGAGTACTTACCATAGCTTTACCAGTCCCTGTTATAGTGTCCAATTTCAATTATTTTTACCACAGAGAGAACGACGAAGAGGAAAACGTCCAGTACGTACACGTGACTTGTGGACAGCCACAACTCCGCTTTGATGAAGGCTGTTCAATTAAAAGTAGCCTGTCGCTCTCTAAAACGGAGTCCTTTCAGGAAAGCGACGAGCGGGACACtgtaacacatccaaacacaaaCCCATTCGACGCATACACGGGGAAATTGACAGATGTGTAA
- the LOC131470550 gene encoding galanin receptor 2a: protein MSVPNTYGLIFACTCGVILGIGLCANLLVFSLFAKYNTLRKNRLDILLLSMTLADFLTLLLIPFTLHSAVSHSWPLGDVSCKVYQFLLAFSLAASTYSLCAVSMARAMIITNPYQPPTMDLVILMFVLVWALSFFISLPLRMFANKESIGPDLANFTFCLPTIHEHHYQVVLSQFVLYYFVPMLVIAFNYARLALFLHKSPVMSVSSARNTRRASVMVFLAAATFSVCWLPGYVLELCVYLGLYRHGQAWEMFYFVCTMLQYLHPCVNPVLYVLLSKRYRHTRAAWLFSCNRNRVQPQVVSITTDSF from the coding sequence ATGTCTGTTCCGAACACCTATGGACTGATCTTTGCCTGTACCTGTGGAGTGATCCTGGGCATTGGACTCTGTGCCAACCTGCTCGTCTTCTCCCTGTTTGCCAAGTACAACACCTTACGAAAGAACCGCCTCGACATCCTCTTACTCAGCATGACTCTGGCCGACTTCCTCACCCTGCTGCTCATCCCCTTCACCCTGCACTCTGCTGTCAGCCACTCGTGGCCTCTGGGTGACGTCTCCTGCAAAGTGTACCAGTTCCTGCTGGCATTTAGCCTGGCAGCCAGCACCTACTCACTGTGTGCTGTGTCCATGGCCCGTGCCATGATCATCACCAACCCGTACCAGCCGCCCACCATGGACCTGGTCATCCTCATGTTTGTCCTGGTCTGGGCCCTCAGTTTCTTCATCAGCCTGCCTCTGAGAATGTTTGCCAACAAAGAGAGTATCGGCCCAGACCTGGCAAACTTCACCTTCTGCCTTCCAACCATTCATGAGCACCACTACCAAGTGGTCCTCAGCCAGTTTGTCCTTTACTACTTTGTTCCAATGCTGGTCATTGCCTTCAACTATGCCCGTCTGGCTCTTTTCCTCCACAAGAGTCCTGTAATGTCAGTGTCCAGTGCCAGGAACACCCGCAGAGCCTCCGTCATGGTGTTCTTGGCTGCTGCTACCTTCTCAGTGTGCTGGCTTCCTGGTTATGTGCTGGAGCTGTGCGTGTACCTGGGGCTGTATCGTCACGGACAGGCGTGGGAGATGTTCTACTTTGTCTGCACTATGCTCCAGTACCTGCATCCCTGTGTCAACCCCGTCCTCTATGTGCTGCTCTCTAAGCGCTATCGCCACACGAGGGCAGCGTGGCTCTTCAGCTGTAACAGGAACAGAGTGCAGCCGCAGGTCGTCAGCATCACCACAGACAGTTTTTAA